gcacatGGAGCCCTGTCCAGGGCAAGAATCCAGCCAGGACTGAGAGCTGTGATGGGAACCACACCCAACACTTCCCTGGGATCCAGGACATCTCACCACCCCCTCAGCTGGGTgggacacagggagcagcactgtCCCTGCACCCTCTGCACACCCAGCCTCATGGGAGTCCCTCTTCAGAAGAGCAAGAGCCCCCAGCACCATGATTAGCCCTTCCAGAAGCAAATGGAGAAGGCAAACCTGTTCTTTCCAAGCCCAAAGTCTCATTTCTCTCCTTTCAGACTAgaatcaaaaaaaccccacaaactgTAGgtaaacttttaaataaaattcccaGACTACTGGGCCGAGCCAGAGCTGAAGGGAAGGAGTGCCCAGGGagtgggcagggcagccccagctggggagCAGGTCCCTCAGCAGGGGCTCTGGTCCCTCACTTGATGAGCCTTGGATGAATCCTGCTTCTCTTTGGTCAGTGAATTGTAAACTACAGGTTTAGTCTCTGCAGGAGGGAACGtgggagcagctcagtgctgggcaccTTGGAGAtgtctgcctggagctgcaggaaaagtcTGTTCCTGGCTATGATGCTGCAGCGTGGGCATCTCCTCATCTCCTCAGCTGGGCCTTCAGTCTGATTTCTTGGTATGTTTCCTGCTCTTCCACATGACAGACattataaaaacacctgccaaGACAGAGAGAACCAATTCAGGTAGGAAACTTTTAATTCCAGGCACTTCTACAACACCTGGCAATGAGAAAAAGAATCTCATCAGGGAGAGCAAGAAAATTCTGCTGTCCAGAGGCTCAAACAGCCAAAAaatcacacacaaacacagccccCGTGCCAGGCTAAGCTGCAACAGTAACCACAGAGAGTGTCACACATTAGCTAAACCCCTAGCAaccttcttctctcttcctaaTTTAGAAGTTTCTAATTAGAACCACAGAAATAACTCTCACCTAtaaatagcagcagcagcagcccggcTGCCACAGGGATGATAACTGCATATTCCCGAGGCAGGAAGAACTGGTGGATCCCATGGTCGCTGTCCAtgaagggctgcagggacacagagggggGTCAGCAGGTGGGCACAGCACCTCGAGTGCAGCCTCCAGGTTTTGGGAGAAACATGGAAATGCCTGGTGTGAGATGGCTAAAAAAGGGTGCCCAGACCTGCAGGGGGCTTGGCCACAGAGACAAGAGTGGGTGGGCAGTGAAGGGTTTGGTGTTCAGTGGACAATgagaggggctctggggctgtcaCAGGGTCCCACAGCCCCGGGGAATCggggtgggcagagctgctggggcagaacAGAGCAAATCCCTGTCCTTgtctctctgccctgcagaaggGAGCAGCTGACACCATGCTCCGTGGttatcccagcaggatccctgTGCAGAGGCCGTGGAAGGCTCTGGACACTAGGGAGCACTGTGAGGACTGGAACGCTCCTACAGCTCTGGGAACGCCGGGAGCACTGACACGGATCGGGCAGCAGAGTGAGCAATGCAAGAGGGGAATTCAAACCCCTGGAGTTGGACGGGAAGCTGGTGGGAGTTCAGACATTAGTCCAAGGCTGAACCTGGCCTCTCACACTTGGAAAGCTCGTGGGGAGGAGTTTCTTTCCGGGGAGAAAATCACCAATGACCTCAGCTGACGTGTCCCAAGAAATGGGCAGCCTCActttcccagagccctgcaatCCCCAAACTCTTGTCCTCCCTATCAGATTTGTTAAGATTTGTCTTTCTATATCTCCCTCTGTCATCTCCCACCAGAACCAGGAATCTGGGGGATGTGGACATTGACGACTACACCTCCATCAGGGCCAGGCTTCAGCTCTTCCCAATGGCTCATCCAGCCCTGTTTGGGTCAGCCAAGCTTGGAACAGCAGGTGGGCACCACGGTCAAAATTTGTTCCTGCCCAGGCAAGGCCAGGAACACCCAGATGGGACATGGACAGTGCCAGCACACAGAGGAAGATGCACCCTAGGATTTTTACCCCAGAAGTCAAGAGTCCTTCGGGCACACAGACACATCACCACCTGAACAAAGGGCGGGGAAAACACCTGAGTATGGAGTGACTGGGCTTATACTGGCCAGAGGAATCCCGTACCAGTACGATGATCCAGACGGTGTAGTAAACAAAGAGGACAAGGCTGAAGGCGACCAAGCCAAACCCAACCAGCTGGTCCGTCGCTGTGGCCTGCAAAGGAGAGATAGAGCGGGATCCCCACGCCTGAGCCCGAGCGGCTCAAGGCTCCTGCGGTTGGGTGCGTCaccgcggggccgggggggccaGCCCGGGGCAGGGGCACCGCCAGGCATGATGCACCGCGggcggcagggccgggccgtgccgcaggcagctcccagagccagctcacACACCGCATCCCAGGGACCGCTCccgggcggcggccgggcccAGTCTCTCCAGTCAGGGAATCTGGCCAGGGCTCCGGGCCGCGATTCGGCCCAAGCCCCCCGTGCCACTGGGCCGAGCAGGGGCCGGGCCGAGCAGGCACCAACCCTCCCTCCCCCGCCGCACCGTCCCGCTCCGGGCCGGGCCCGCACTCACCATGGCGCCCCGGCCTCCTCCCGCCGGCCCCGCCTTTCCGGCGCGACCACCAATCAGCGAGCGGTCCGCCAACCCCGCCCCGACAGCGGCCAATCGGAGACGGTAGGCGGGGCGAGTGCCAGGCCCCGCCCCGAGCTCCGTCACCTCCCGGAGCCACGAAACGCCCGGGAGAGAGCGGCGGGACCGGAACGGGACCGGAACGGGACCGCAGAGAGCGGCGGGACCGGAACGGGACCGCAGAGAGCGGCGGGAACGGAACGGGACCCCGGGAGAGAGCGGCGGGAACGGAGAGGCGGGGACGGGGCGGGCTCGGGGGCGGAGAGGATGGTACGGGGGAACGCGCTCGGCCCCCCGTTAATGGAGGGTTCCTTGCCTTCCTTGTCTCAGCTGCAGGCCCGAGACCCTTGTCACCGCTCcgagctcctgctgctcccgtGCCGTTGCCTTCACCTGCGGACGGGGCACGCTGGTTGCATCCAGAACCTGTGCCCGGGACCTGAGGTGGTGATGGATCCTGACACCAGCTCCACTCCTCGGGACACTGACATCCCACGCCCCAGCCATTCCTCCAGACAGACCCGGGGGCAGGGGGACTAAAGGAACAAGCGAGACCAAAGAGCCAAGAGACAGCCACAAAAGATAGAATAGAATCTGGCTGCCTCCCCTTCCTGAAacaagggaagagggaagaatgTGCTTGGGACTCAAAGGTGCACTGACCTTTGTGTGGCCGAGGCTCTGGGAAGGTGGAAGAGGCAAAAGCTGCTTCCTCCCAGGGCTCCTgttcccctccagccctgtcAGCCATCAGTGATGAGTATCTGGGCACTGAATTTGGCTCACCCTCCATTAAGGGGGGGAGTGAGCCTGTGGTGGGCAAGGGGCTATTCAGGCACAAGCCCAGAGGATCCAGAGATATTTATTCCTcgtgccctgctgggctgtggcccCAATCCCCCAGTGAGCCTGGTGAGGTAGGCCCAGCAGAAGAGGCACTTTAGGCCAAGCCTAGGCTGGGACAGAGGACAGGGCACTGCTGGTGACTCAGGCAGGTGTCACCTTTTTTGGGATTGCTGCTTccacggggtttgtgctgtgctgccctctccagcccccttctccatctccagggaagggctggcagggatctctgctctcagctgccagAGCAATCTGAGAAGGCAAAACCAAACTATTCCAGGCCTGAGCATGCCCTTCTCACCCCACAGCatttaaaacaagaaacagagcaagaagAATCAGTGTGAAGTaccaaaaaaacctttatttttcccccaaaccaTAACAACATTTGACATTATACTGATTTCCTCATATATTTGTTATTTCTCTACATTAGGAACCagatacagaaaatacaaacaCGATCTGTTGAATCAAAGACGGCACAGCATTCcgttagaaaaagaaacaaaaaaaactagAGGAGCAAGATAGAAATGGTGAAAAATAGTCATTCCCTCCAGCCCAAACTTTCCAAGAATCATCATCAAAATAGAGCAGTGGAAGTAGCTTCTCTTTCTAAACACACTTCTGCTTTAAGACAAAAGTTAGATTTATCTTTagattttcaaagtaaaaaaatgttaaactATCTTTCAAGCAATTTTGGAAGTTTGCATAGACCCATTCCCTTTCCAAAAATATCAGCCATCTCTCTATAGAATCTGATACAAATCGAGTGCGCCTCAGCCAAAGGTCACCAAGCTCAATTCactttcaagaaaataaaacatgatctccccttcccctccctccccccacaAAAATATGGGCTCTACCATTATTCCATGTGTTTGAGGCAAGTTACCAGGCTCATCCCTCGCTCAGAGCTTcatcccaaaattccttttcctttcccaggtttccactcctgctgctctgcaggcagtgggatcggggggtgcagggaggggGCTGATGGACACAGCTCTCAGCAGGGAAGTGGGGGGAATTCTGCATTCATcaatccctccctgcagccaggaagTGGCTTTTCAAGGACAAACACCTGCAACCAGGCAGAGTTTGTAGGAACTTGTCCCTGGGGACTGGCCTTGTCCAAAGGGCTCGGTCACCAGAGCAAGAGCTCAGCTAGAGACCaggtggggcacagggaggggcaggaggggtggaggggggtctgcagcccccaggtaaggcagccaggaggggagggggagcccCTCACCAGGAGGGGTTTAACTGTGGTGCTCTAGCGTACCTGGAGTGAGGTTTTCCCAGAGgttcctggcagcagtgcagagacCAGCTGCACTGCCACCCGcttaaaaagaaacagcaacaacaaaataaataaaaagtcaaCCCCTCCTATTCAGATGAGAATGAAATACTATTTCTTCAGACCTCTACCTGGTTTGGAACCCTCTAAAAACTGAAGCAAACGTTTAAAAGGGCTTGTTAACCTTTCTGCAGGGGGCAAAGTGATGTGGCAATGAGGGGGGGAGAAATCACACGCCTGCTGCCCATCACTCCAAGGGTCAGAACAGCACGAGGCCCCCATTTAAAGTGCTGACCATACAAAAGATGATGATGAGGGAGCAAcatccttctcctcccttttcccatCACAATTTCCAACTGAAATCCATCTCCTTCACCAAGTAATGACTAAGCCTATTCTTCTGGACACTCAGTTTTATATtggtttta
The Serinus canaria isolate serCan28SL12 chromosome 17, serCan2020, whole genome shotgun sequence DNA segment above includes these coding regions:
- the DPM2 gene encoding dolichol phosphate-mannose biosynthesis regulatory protein: MATATDQLVGFGLVAFSLVLFVYYTVWIIVLPFMDSDHGIHQFFLPREYAVIIPVAAGLLLLLFIGVFIMSVMWKSRKHTKKSD